Part of the Benincasa hispida cultivar B227 chromosome 12, ASM972705v1, whole genome shotgun sequence genome is shown below.
attaactatattcaaaataaaattatatataaaatgaaaaaccgatgaaaagggagaaaaaaaaaccacaattttaaaaaggaatagaaaacttttttttttttttttggaaaatgagAATGCTTGATAATATCTTATTTCAAGGCAAAATATTGGAACCTATGAAATAAACATGTGTTTTTATGTATGTGTCAATTCCATAGAGAAACCGTCCAATCAAACGATCctaaagaattgcaaatataacaaaatttatcaataaaatactCTATGATTGATAGACTGTGATGAGCTTTATTGCTAATAGACTCCTATCAATAATATAGTCTATCCAAGCCAATAAGAACGTAGGGCATAGTGTTTATACTATTGACCTCAAGATTTGAGGATCAATTCccccaccccacactttaattacaatacattttggaaaaaaatatatacagtCTATCCAAGACTTCGAAAGgtaaatctaaattttgctatatctacaTATCGTTTTTGCATTgtgatatatttgtaaatattttgaactaattattatatttgcaatggcttctttttcctttatttaaatACAGCAAACCAAAACAAGACAGATTTTCTTAGGAAGTCGgcctaaaataaaataatttagtttGCATGATAAAATAAGGTTTTTAGCATAATTTAATAGCAATGTTTTAATGATAATCTGTCACAGACGTGTCAGCTATGGAACTAAATCAAATAGTTCTAATAGAAAAGAGAGTTgattatgattaattaaatcttGTCGAAATTTTCTTCTCCCACCCATTTTACTACTTTCAAAAAACGTCATTCAtgaaaatactatttttttctaagttataaaaaaaaaatacttcttAACATTGTtacttgtttttaaaaatttactcttttttctttctttttttttttttgaaaaaatggtaATGTTACACTTAAGTCgttcatataaaaaatatcattagaaTAAGCATCTGTTAGAATGTTGAACGGATTTTAGAACTTTGAAAAGATATAGTGAAGATTTGAAATAATGTGAACGTGTTTGAATCCTAATTTTCGTTCTAGATCAATGTCTTCattgtttcaatttaaattgTAGTCTAATATTTTAAACGAACTTCTACTTCAATgatagttttgaaatatttatgaaatgTTATAGATAAcattgtaacttttaaaaaaatataaatgtcATAAATAACATACGAAATGTTACAGATAACAttgtaactttttaaaaaatataaatatcttttatacaaaattcaaaagtgtatatataaaataacgtTCACGATGCTATTTATTTACACAACGACAATTTTACTTCAAAAGTTaaactttgtttcttttggttgtttttcaagtttttttcaTTGGTATGATTTTAAGATCCTGTCAAATCCATAATTGTAATGTAATTTACTTAATCTATATCATGGTAATGGACAAGTAAAATAGTATTATTGTAATGTAATTTGTTTGgacttttattatttaaatatggaTACGTTTATCGTGAATCATAATAGTAAACTTATTAGCATGACTTAAATTACAAGTTCACTTGATGTTATGCAAAAGGAATATTAATGATCACTCATTTTTTAGAGAATCTAGATTCGTGATATATTTAAATGTCCAACTATATATCTACGGCACAATGTATATTTTGTTATGAGGATACATACAAATCCTACATTATTGTCAAACAAATACGAGAATCTAGATACATATCTTGTGAGAATCCAACAAATAACTCACAATCAaactatatacatatatttcaaAGTATAACACTCAATTCACGAGATTTGAGGATAATTAAACATAAGAAAAAACAAGTGTTTTTTAGGTAAAATAGAATGCTATTTAGGGTGGAAAGTAAGATTTAGGTTAGAAAAAAAGAGTAATGAAATGAAGAAAGGGATTGGATTGGGTGTGAGATGTGAAGTGAAGGAGACAAAGGCACATGATTTACCAAAGCAAGATGGGTATAGCGTGTGAAGTTGGCATGAATCAAAATGAATTGAATTGCTTTGATtgtgtaaaagaaaaaagaaggaaaagaaagagagaggacCACTCATTATTAAAGATGCTTCCTTCACTTTACTTCAACTTAACCAAATTTCCACACACCACCAAACTAAGCCAATTCCATCTTTGGCCTTatcctacttttttttttttttgttgttaatCTTTGACCCTCATCTCACATCTCTCTaccatattaaaataaataaataaatcgaaAATTGAAAATCGAATTTTTGCAGTTTGATTCGATTTGGTTTGGAGTAAATAAATGATTTGATTTTGGTATATATTCAagattgaatttttttcaaCTCGATTCGATTTTGGCCTCCAAATCAAACCATGGACACCCATAAAATAGATGACATCATTTATCGACATTGTCGATATTTCTATAGATTAAGAAAATGAGATTAATATTGAAGATTGTGATATTTATCTCAACTACTAACATCACAAGTAAAATGTTGGAGTAACATGACCATCTTCAATTTAATAAATTCTTTACCCATCGTAACTTGATGTCCATGATTTTAGGCTTTTCTAAAATCAAGAAAGttaataaataatcatttcCCATATCAACAATTTGGTAGAGCTACGTAAAGTTTCTCGTTCTTATTTTGTGTATatataaatcttgaaaatttaagagtgaaagaaaattttgaaatttcaatcaCTTATAtagtatttttaatttaaaacgaGAGCAATTGTTTTATTAGTCATTCTCTACAAACTAATACAACTTCTGAGCATTTGAGAAATGAACTCGagttcaaaataacttttagaCATGTCATATCGACATTCAACCAATCCTAATATTGACCACAACAAACCGTGATAATCGGAGTAAAGGAATGATGTTTATAGATATGGAAACTTTATCCATATTACCCTCAAAGTTTATATAAATTTCAGAGCCAAACATTTTTTTCATGTGGAATATTTTAACAACTTCTCAAAAGAGCAACAAAAGAGGCAAAAGGCCAAGACTCGATCAACGTTGTTCATATTTGACAAAACTTCCACCAAGCTTTTTTACCTCGAACACCGCCAAGATTTCGGTTCCCATTTGCCCATTTTTCTTATCTTCCCAATAAacccttctctctctctccactGTATACAGCTCTTGGGAGCCATTGTTGTACATCAAGCAAGCTCCAACCTCTGTTTTCTCTTTCAAAAACAGAGATTAGAAATGGGGGACAAATATAATCGCTTTAATCCACAAAATGTTCGCCACAAACACATGTTCTTGCCGATGCTCTGTTCTAAGCCGGCGATTAAAGACGGCCGGCCACCCAGATGCGATCGGGACCGTTCGGAGTCCTTTTCCGGTGACCCTTTATCGCCGAGAATCGGATGTATGGGTCAAGTTAAACGGAATAACAGAGTTGCGGGTCTTCCGATTTCTCACAGGATTTTGATTACAACCAAAAATGCCGTTCTTAACAGCAAAAATGGCAACAACCCAAATGTTGGTTACTTCAAGCTGAAGAAatttttctccaacaaaaatCTCTTGGCTTCCCCCTCCAGCACCGTCACCGGCACCGGCACCACCAGGTCCACCGCCGCTGCCACCGCCGCATCGATATCGTCGGTGGGTGTCAACGGTTGTGGGAGTAGAAGAAGAGCGGCCCCAAATTCTGCAATTATGGGTAagaagagtgtttctgaaaatGGGAATTGCGGATCATTCAACATAGTGGATTTGGATCCGCCGTTGCCGGTGGTCCGGCGAGTGCAAAAAGCCGGAGAAGAAAGAGGGGAAATGGATAATCTATGGAAGAGAAGGTCAGGTGGGATTGTACTACAGAGCTTACAGATACAGCAAACCCATCTTCCAAAGCATCGGCTTCAGATTACGACTGTTTGATGAGGAAAAATTTGGAAGTGGAAATGGGTAATCTAATCATATATTCCATGGAGAGTATCTGTAAATGATctgttcttttgttttttctcttAATAGTTTTTTGATTGTATCTCAATCACTGATGCTGAATACAGTGTGATTGTTACTCG
Proteins encoded:
- the LOC120067829 gene encoding uncharacterized protein LOC120067829, which translates into the protein MGDKYNRFNPQNVRHKHMFLPMLCSKPAIKDGRPPRCDRDRSESFSGDPLSPRIGCMGQVKRNNRVAGLPISHRILITTKNAVLNSKNGNNPNVGYFKLKKFFSNKNLLASPSSTVTGTGTTRSTAAATAASISSVGVNGCGSRRRAAPNSAIMGKKSVSENGNCGSFNIVDLDPPLPVVRRVQKAGEERGEMDNLWKRRSGGIVLQSLQIQQTHLPKHRLQITTV